Part of the Lycium ferocissimum isolate CSIRO_LF1 chromosome 6, AGI_CSIRO_Lferr_CH_V1, whole genome shotgun sequence genome, CCCCGGTGATGAGTGGAAAACGGCCTTCAAAACCAATTTTGGACTCTATGAGTGGCTTGTCATGCCATTCGGACTAACCAATGCACCTAGCACATTTATGAGGTTGATGAACCATGTCTTGAAACACTTTATCAACAAGTTTGTGGTTGTTTATTTTGACGATATCCTTGTGTATAGCAAATCAATTGAAGAGCATGTAGGCCATTTGAGGCAAGTATTTGATGTCTTGTTGCGTGAGAGGTTGTttgctaacatcaagaaatgTGCTTTTGTGTTGATAAAGTAGTGTTCTTGGGTTTTGTGGTGAGTGCAAATGGTGTGGAGGTTGACAAAGAAAAGTGGAGTCTATTAGAACTTGGCCAACTCCTAAAAATGCAACCGATGTGAGGAGTTTCCATGGGTTGGCAAGTttctatagaaggtttgtaaaGGGGTTTAGTACAATTGCCTCTCCCTTGAccgaattgatcaagaaagatGTTCCTTTTGTTTGGGGAGATGAGCAAGAGAAGGCgtttcaagaattgaaatccatgttgagTTCGTCACCATTGTTGCAATTACCCAATTTTGAGAAAACTTTTGAAGTTGAGTGTGATGCTTCCGGGTTGGCATAGGTGGAGTGTTGATGCAAAGGCAAGCCATTGGCTTACTTTAGTGAAAAGCTAAAAGGGCGTCATTGAACTACTCTACTTAtgacaaggagttgtatgcacTTGTAAGGGTCTTGACCCATTggcaacattatttgtggcatAAGGAGTTTGTGATACGATCGGATCACGAATCCTTGAAACATTTGAAGAGCCAATCCAAGCTTAACAAGAGACATGCGAAATGGGTAGAATTGATTGAAGCTTTCCCTTATGTGATCCATTACAAAAGGGGAAGAAGGACAATGTCGTGGCGGATGCATTATCTAGAAGGTATGTCTTGCTAAACACTATGACTTCTAGAATGATGGGATTTGAAAGCCTTAAAAGGATTCTATTCTCAAGATCCCGACTTTAAGGAGATTTGTGAGGAGTTGACCCAAGGGAGGAGGGTTGATAGGTTCCAACTTTTTGATGGGTTCCTATTCAAGGATGGTAGGGTTTGTGTCCCAATGAGCTCATGGAGAGAGTTGTTCGTCAGAAGCACATAGTGGTGGAATGATGGGCCATTTTGGAGTGGCCAAGACATTTGACATTTTGGGAGAGCAATTCTCGGCCCAAGATGCGACATGATGTTGAAAAGCTATGTGGTCAATGTTTGGAATGCAAGCAAGCCAAGTCTAAAACTCGTCCCCAAGGTATGTATACTCCCCTTCCCACTCCTAATGGTCCTTGGATGTACatttctatggattttgtgttgggtcTTCCAAGAACCAAAGGGGTCATGATAGCATTTTTGTTGTGGTAGATAGGTTCTCAAAAATGTCTCATTTTATACCATGCCATAAATGTGATGATGCATCTCATGTAGCATCCTTGTTTATGAATCATGTCCTTAAGTTACATGGAGTTCCCCgcactattgttagtgatagggaTTCCAAGTTTCTTAGTCACTTTTGGAAGAGTCTTTGGGTACACTTGGCACCAAGCTCATGTTTTCTACTTCTTGCCACCCTCAAACGGATGGTCAAACCGAAGTAGTGAATAGGACTCAGGAGTATGCTTAGAAGTATGATTAGGAAAATCCACCTTCTTGGGAGGACCgtttacctttgattgagtttgcttacaatcgGTCCCTCCATTCCTCTATTGGCATGACTCCATTTGAAGTATGTTATGGCTTTAATCCTTTGATTCCTTTAACCTTAACCCCTTTggctagtgatgttgttgtgagtttAGATGCAAAGCAAAGGCGGCCGAAATGATGAAAATCCATGCCAAGGTAAAGGATAGCATTGACAAGGTCAACACCAAGGTAGCCAAGAGACAAAATCATGGGAGAGAAAGGTGGATTTCCAACCCGATGATTGGGTTTGGGTTCACTTCGAAAAGAAAGGTTCCACAAATGCGAAGAGGAAAATTGAGTCCGAGGAGATGGACCATTCAAAGTGCTTGAAAAGATCAATGACAATGCCTACAAGATCGACTTGCAAGTGAGTATAATGTTCATAATGTTTTCAATGTGAGTGATCTTTCCTCTTGTGTTGTAGGTATGCccttagattcgaggacgaatcttctCGAAGGAGGATGATATAACCCAACAAGCACGGGCCTTTCACTCGAAGTCAAGCGAGAGAACTTCAAGAAGTTgcaagccttgttcatgaaaaaggatgccTTGGAGGAGATTGGAGAAGAGGCGGATTTACAACATTtgggagttggcattggaagagttgcaaagtggctagaagcgcaaaagggttaaaaatgcAACTATAgggctaagattgcaattggaggtcatacttgtaagttatggggttagaatggcaattggaggtcataattgcaagatatgaggctttggatgcaattgaagacccgtgtgggtatttttgcaaaaaagaGCCTTTTTGCCTTTTGGTGTAATAgacattagtataaatagtttttgtcatccatttggaagacttagcttgGATATTGTGagaatttatattttgagagatttagttattagatagtttgtttggttgattATTGACTAAGTGTAATTTCTTGGTTGTGCATTGAATTGCAAGTTCCATTGAATTCATATtaggttgctcatttgtggaattCATTTGAAGTcctttttttgaattcaaattacttaGGATTCTTAGGGTTGAATCAAATTGGGAGGGATTGGGTTTGATATACCCAATTTTGCCCATAGATTTATTATCCTTTTGGGTCTAaagtatctatccttctatctcttcttttccaatttttcaagttccttttattttcttttgttgtttttgaattcttagagtttccttaaGTTGAATCTTATCAGTGATGAACTACAAAACCAAATCTCTCGACCTTAAAATCTTCAAAAGTTACAAAATATGGAGAAAATTCCTTTCCTTTTACTTCCTAACATTTAAGTACCAAAAGGAACTAAATCACACATCTCCTATTTCGTCAAAAGAGCACTGTGGCACACTATTACCTACTTGATACtagtataatttaaggaaattaaTCCAATAAATATCACAATTTAAACTCAAACATAAATAATCATGTACATTCAggacaaattatcatttatcctctgtaaagaattaaatacaataATCCAAGcttttttcatcataaaatcttTCTTAATTATTAATTGGCTTttcggaagaaacttggagTAAATGACTGCAAATAATTACTTAAGACAGAGTAGattaaataacaagaacttGAAGTCAAATATACGCTTCCAAATTTTCATATACTTCTAATTTTTCTGATCCCAAATTCCCAATATGCATTACAGCATTAGACTCTTAAATGTGCATTTTACTAGTACTGTACAACTAAACATgaacaaaaacaaaaccaaCAGATGAAAGAATTGGCTAAAAATCAAAGAATCAATAAAAACCACTGTAGAAACAACCGGACTGCATTTTCTTGCAGTTCGTCGAATTCAACATTTTGCAGTGCCGGTGGATCCTCGATTAATATTACTTTCTTAATTTCTTCAGGCGGCTCGATTACTGAGTagattctttcattttcttttttctttgcaaTTAGCATATCCTATaagccaacaaaaaaaaaaaaaaaaaagaaggttaaAATTACGTACTAACTACtacaaaggaaaaaataataaaataatacttACCTTTTGAAATCGTGCCATTATCGTCAAACAATTATTATTCTTGAACATGAGACTGCGGATCGATTCCATTCTTGAGTCACAATTGCAAAACTAATAAGTAAATGGttcaataataaaattttaaaaaaaacttcaaaagtGGAAATGGCGGCAAACGATCTTACCTAATTTTCTGTTATGCAATCTGAGTTAAATTAGTCTTAAATGTGGTTTATATACACTTGGACGACAGTTAATAAAAGATatgcataatacataaaatagaccctcaaacttggtcttattttttaagtataccctccaactttgggtgtgcacaagtaagcacctcaacttgtctccATTTTTTCAGTTGAACATtttaacttacaaaatgatcatctagacaccttcAAAATTATGTATCACATCAATGTCACGTCAACATTTGTGTTTATATGTTCAACTTTTTACAAGTTGAGGTGCTTACTTGTGCACActcaaagttggagggcatacttaaAAAATGTGGCCAAGTTTGAGGGTTTGTTTGTGTATTATGCCTAAAAGATTTGATACAATATAGACTTTAaaccttaattaattataaggataattttgaggaaaaaaaattccctCTAATTTCAATATAAATGACTTTTTTGGcaaccaaaacaaaaaggaaatttttacttgttgtagcttcttttaagacctaattattAAGAATAACTACCCTttcatttaattataattagtaactacagtgattttgtaaattaccatttgtagctacacCCAAACACATATGTTTGAGTGGCTGAAGTGGTATTGGGCGAGGCTCTCCTCCTGCCCGCCCAAGTTCGAACCCCCGCAACAACATTTATTTTCTTACACATACATTCAATACACAGTTCgttcaaatacatatacacgatTTTGAATGTATATGTCAACAGCCCAGTGGCTCAAATACATGTGTATTTGACGCAAATACACGTGAAAATACATAGCTTATACGTGTATGTTTGCTACGCCCTCTAAATTAGAAAAGGTAGCTATGGCTGGTAAGTTTCACCTTTAAGGTAGTTATTTCTGTAAGtttgcccaaaaaaaaaggataactTACAGAAATGACTAAAAATTAGGGGCCATTAACATTCCGTAGCTACAATTTTGGTATTTCACGTTTATCTGAAGTATTTGacacatatgtataaaaatgcaCATATATGTATTCAGCCATTATACAACTGTATATAACTCATTCAAAGTGTGAAAAATatgcaagaaaaataatgtGGTCGGCAGGGTTCGAACCTGTGCCGGCAGAGCCCACATGATTTCTAGTCCTGCCCGATAACCACTCCAGCACGACCGCTTGATGTTGTATCATGTAGCTAAGGAATGAAAATGTAGCcacaaaatttaattgttacAAATAGTCCATAAATAGCTCTTAGAGTTAGCTATGACAGGTAGTTATTCCAAAAAAATGGTGTTTTTAACTTGCGGGGACGGGTGACGCGATTCCCGAGGCAATCCAGTGAGTACcggagaagaaaagataatttTCTTAAGTTGATGAAATGGAAAGAATTGATCAAAGTCAATATAAAAGGTTAACAAAGTCGGTTTTAGAGTTTGGACAGTTCAGTTAGATCCGGAACGAGAATTTTGGTTGGATGATTGGGATGAATTCCGAGGGGCTCCAATGTGTTTTGGActtttggttgagaaactagttaaAGTAATGAATTAGAGTACGACCAAGGTCAACATTAGGTCAAGACGACCCGGATTGGTGTCTTGAGTGCGCCGAACAGGATCTTAGCGCGTGTTATGACTGAAATGCATATTTCGTTTGTGTCCGAAGGGTTCtggatgagtttcgggtgttTAGTCGAAGTTTGGGAGACACCAGAAAAATCTGGTGTGGGGAATTTCCGTTAAGACAGGGtatattttaaaactttaatgacgAGAGGGATATTTTTTACTCAAATTTGTAACGAATGATATATTTAActcttttcccaaagtagaagggtatttttgaccctttccctaaaaaaagaaaaacgatACATGAAGTCCCTTCTCAAAAGAAAGGGTAAACCTTCTTAGGAAAGGAaacgaaaaataaaaaagaaaacaagaaaaaaccTTGAAATGTCTTTCGGTCTGCAATGAGCTCGATGCTACAGTACCCCATTCTAAGCACAAAAGAATGCAGCCCAAGCAGACAATCATCTTCATTATAGCATGAAAGTTGAAACTgctacaaaattttaatttgaaaatcgTGTATAGTAACAAATAATTAGTACTCCCATTAACTCTACAAATTAACCTACAATAAGTAAGTACTTGCATAAACTCTACATATTAACCTACAATAAATAAGTGCTTGAATAAACTCTACATATTAACATACCGCTGATGACTACAAAGAACTAATATAGTATCTGCAAAGAAAGTTATTGGAAAATCACCACAGCTTTCCTAGAGATAGCTTCTCCACATAATTGTCTTTGGATCGAGTTCTGTCTTCTTTCATCAAACGTAAAAAACATGTTCTCCCAGTGGCCAAACCCAGAATAACATCTAAAGCGTTGGCTGAGAAACATTCGCTCAAGTACCATGGCACTTCTCATAATGTATAAAGCAAATTCAATCTCTTCACTTATCCCATGAAATCCACAAAAAGCCACTTCTTTTAGCTCAGTGTGACATGTAGGCGATATAAGAAGAGGCCCTCCTCTTCCTGCACTCCATCTTATCATTGTTAACTGAGATAACAACAGGAATCATGAGATCAAACATATTGTTAAATGAATACAACGACGACTGATGTAGTTAAACTAATCCATCTAGTAAGAAAAAGGAATGAAAGTCTAAGGGAGAGGAGAAATAGAAAGAAAGTGGGATTTCAATATCAAAGTAATTCGTCCTGAATACGTTATAAGTAGTTCTTACaactatgaaacctctatctcCAACTAAAAGGATAAGAATTTATATCTGACTAATAGATTAGAATAAAAAGTATCAAGTGATAATTCTCATGATCCACACCACATCTAAATATGGTGAACCAAAAATTTCTCGATATCATATATCAAGATCGTCACTCgttgttactattcattcattactttttgaaacaaaatgtgTGACTAATCCTTACCAGTCACGTTGTCGACTAATCCTAATGTCTAAAAAAACCAAATAGGTCTACCATCTCCAGAGGACAAAAGAATAGATGAAAAATGTTACTCACATCTAAACTCAAACGTTGAAGAAAAGGACAAGCGCGCAAGAGAGGGGAAAATTTGAGTATGTCATAGTCGTTAGTGTCCACAAGTACCAAATGTAACTGCCTAAGGTTTTTGAAAATCTCTATCTCTCTTGGAAAGAAATTTATAAGGTTTTTGAAAATCTCCATCTCTCTTGGAAAGAAATATACCTGAAAAGAAGAACATAAAAAGAATAATTCAAGTTATTATGGTCTTCAGAAAGacatatacatgaagaaattTGAAATCAGGCACTTTCACATACCTCGGAAGGACCGATTCTGACTCTTAAAGATTTAATCTGAGCAGGTAAATCTCttgcaaaatcaccaaataTGTATGGCATTGACTCGGATTGTCGAAGATCAATCATTACATATTCCAATTCGGGAACAAAGGAGAAATAAAATCTGACTTTTCTATAAGAGGAACACTCAAACGTACGGAGATTTCGAGCCcgaagatcaatttcttctACTCCATTACAAGTGAAAAAGATAAAAGATGTTATTCTACCAGAGACACATCTTAAAAGGAAGTGTACAAAATTTAATTCGTAACTGCTCAAGGTTCGAACAAGAGGATAAAATACCTCGAGTTGTCCGCTTCTTAAGAAAACATACTCCAAGCTAATGGTTCGGAGGAAGTTGACTTTGGAACTTGGTTGCACAACGCAACAGGTCAAAAACAAATGTTTCAATGAGGATGCTTGAGAGAGAAGCTCAAAAGAAAATCCACACATCGGAGAAGTTTTGTTTTGAGGACGAAAGTTAAGAGATAATCTTTCAACACCTACTCTTGAAATGGAACACATCAATTGGTCAAATGCAGTAGAAAACTTTCTCCCATAGCAAAAGGCCATCTCAATATGAGCCACTCTACGACCTGAATAAAGTTGTAATAATTGATTTACTCCTTTCAAGAATTTTTGTTGATAGTCAGGGCAACAACTGTGATCATCAGAGTCAATCCCGGACATGTCAAGGCATTTGAATTTTAACATAGGCATAGAAGCAAAGAGATGTTTCCACCTTCTAGATAAAATGCTCGTCCTAGCAGCATCATGTATCGGCAGATATGCCAGCATGGAAGGCAAAAGATCATCTGGGAGCTGACTGAAGTAATCCTCCTTTGCATCATAAACCTAATTGCATTACAAGCACCAACAGAGAAAACctttaagaagaaaaattgtATAACATTCTTTTGGTTCCCTACGTACAAACTCTAATAAAATGTCTATGCTCCCTCTTCCTAATCTATTTTCCTGCCAagttttgatttcatttttgcttttattttgtttttgatttggAATAAGCTTTTA contains:
- the LOC132060978 gene encoding FBD-associated F-box protein At5g56370-like, with the protein product MCLFMHVSLLSTGLLVLPVLTLGAIAIGLNYYVVLKKRQALMEQLKEKDSIDQVYDAKEDYFSQLPDDLLPSMLAYLPIHDAARTSILSRRWKHLFASMPMLKFKCLDMSGIDSDDHSCCPDYQQKFLKGVNQLLQLYSGRRVAHIEMAFCYGRKFSTAFDQLMCSISRVGVERLSLNFRPQNKTSPMCGFSFELLSQASSLKHLFLTCCVVQPSSKVNFLRTISLEYVFLRSGQLEVFYPLVRTLSSYELNFVHFLLRCVSGRITSFIFFTCNGVEEIDLRARNLRTFECSSYRKVRFYFSFVPELEYVMIDLRQSESMPYIFGDFARDLPAQIKSLRVRIGPSEVYFFPREMEIFKNLINFFPREIEIFKNLRQLHLVLVDTNDYDILKFSPLLRACPFLQRLSLDLTMIRWSAGRGGPLLISPTCHTELKEVAFCGFHGISEEIEFALYIMRSAMVLERMFLSQRFRCYSGFGHWENMFFTFDERRQNSIQRQLCGEAISRKAVVIFQ